From the genome of Pseudomonas sp. Teo4, one region includes:
- the ppsA gene encoding phosphoenolpyruvate synthase, protein MVEYVVSLDKLGVHDVEHVGGKNASLGEMISNLAGAGVSVPGGFATTAQAYRDFLEQSGLNDRIHAALDALDVDDVNALAKTGAQIRQWVMEAEFPERLNSEIRTAFAEMSKGNDNMAVAVRSSATAEDLPDASFAGQQETFLNIRGVDNVIRAAKEVFASLFNDRAIAYRVHQGFDHKLVALSAGVQRMVRSETGTAGVMFTLDTESGFRDVVFITGAYGLGETVVQGAVNPDEFYVHKQTLQAGRPAILRRNLGSKAIKMVYGEEAKAGRSVKTVEVDRAERARFCLSDDEVNELAKQAMIIEQHYQRPMDIEWAKDGDDGKLYIVQARPETVKSRASANVMERYLLKEKGTVLVEGRAIGQRIGAGKVRVINDVSEMDKVQPGDVLVSDMTDPDWEPVMKRASAIVTNRGGRTCHAAIIARELGIPAVVGCGNATQILKDGQGVTVSCAEGDTGFIFEGELGFDVKQNSVDAMPELPFKIMMNVGNPDRAFDFAQLPNAGVGLARLEFIINRMIGVHPKALLNYAGLPPELKESVDKRIAGYNDPVGFYVEKLVEGISTLAAAFYPKKVIVRLSDFKSNEYANLIGGKLYEPEEENPMLGFRGASRYISESFRDCFELECRALKRVRNEMGLTNVEIMVPFVRTLGEASQVVDLLAANGLARGDNGLRVIMMCELPSNAILAEEFLEYFDGFSIGSNDLTQLTLGLDRDSGIIAHLFDERNPAVKKLLANAIAACNKAGKYIGICGQGPSDHPDLAKWLMEQGIESVSLNPDSVLETWFFLAEGQGAA, encoded by the coding sequence TTGGTAGAGTACGTAGTTTCCCTCGATAAGCTCGGCGTCCATGATGTGGAGCATGTGGGGGGCAAGAACGCATCCCTGGGCGAGATGATCAGTAACCTCGCAGGTGCCGGCGTTTCGGTGCCGGGCGGCTTTGCCACTACGGCTCAGGCGTACCGCGATTTTCTCGAGCAGAGTGGCCTGAACGACCGCATCCACGCCGCGCTTGACGCGCTGGACGTGGACGATGTCAACGCCTTGGCCAAGACCGGCGCCCAGATCCGTCAGTGGGTCATGGAAGCCGAATTCCCGGAGCGTCTGAATTCGGAAATCCGAACCGCCTTCGCCGAAATGTCCAAGGGCAACGACAACATGGCCGTGGCCGTGCGTTCCTCGGCCACCGCCGAGGACTTGCCGGACGCCTCGTTCGCCGGCCAGCAGGAAACCTTCCTCAACATCCGTGGCGTCGACAACGTGATCCGCGCGGCCAAGGAAGTGTTCGCCTCGCTGTTCAACGACCGCGCCATCGCCTACCGCGTACACCAGGGCTTCGACCACAAGCTGGTGGCCCTGTCCGCTGGCGTGCAGCGCATGGTCCGCTCCGAAACCGGTACCGCCGGCGTGATGTTCACCCTCGACACCGAGTCGGGCTTCCGCGACGTGGTGTTCATCACCGGCGCCTACGGCCTGGGTGAAACCGTGGTGCAGGGTGCGGTCAACCCGGACGAATTCTACGTACACAAACAGACCCTGCAGGCAGGCCGCCCGGCCATCCTGCGCCGCAACCTGGGCAGCAAGGCCATCAAGATGGTCTATGGCGAAGAAGCCAAGGCCGGCCGTTCGGTCAAGACCGTCGAGGTCGACCGTGCCGAGCGTGCACGCTTCTGCCTGAGCGACGATGAAGTCAACGAGCTGGCCAAGCAGGCCATGATCATCGAGCAGCACTACCAGCGCCCGATGGACATCGAGTGGGCCAAAGATGGCGACGACGGCAAGCTGTACATCGTTCAGGCCCGCCCTGAGACGGTGAAGAGCCGTGCCAGCGCCAACGTCATGGAACGCTACCTGCTCAAAGAGAAGGGCACGGTGCTGGTCGAAGGCCGTGCCATCGGTCAGCGCATCGGCGCTGGCAAGGTCCGCGTCATCAACGACGTGTCCGAAATGGACAAGGTCCAGCCAGGCGATGTGCTGGTTTCCGACATGACCGACCCGGACTGGGAACCGGTCATGAAGCGCGCCAGCGCCATCGTCACCAACCGCGGTGGCCGTACCTGCCACGCGGCGATCATCGCTCGTGAACTGGGTATTCCGGCTGTCGTCGGTTGCGGCAACGCTACCCAGATTCTGAAGGACGGCCAGGGCGTCACCGTCTCCTGCGCCGAGGGCGATACCGGCTTCATCTTCGAAGGCGAGCTGGGCTTCGACGTCAAGCAGAACTCGGTCGATGCCATGCCGGAGCTGCCGTTCAAGATCATGATGAACGTCGGTAACCCGGACCGTGCCTTCGACTTCGCCCAGCTGCCCAACGCCGGTGTCGGCCTGGCGCGTCTGGAGTTCATCATCAACCGCATGATCGGCGTGCACCCCAAGGCGCTGCTGAACTACGCTGGCCTGCCGCCAGAGCTGAAAGAGAGCGTCGACAAGCGTATCGCCGGTTACAACGACCCGGTCGGCTTCTATGTCGAGAAACTGGTCGAGGGCATCAGCACCCTGGCGGCCGCCTTCTACCCGAAAAAGGTCATCGTGCGCCTGTCGGACTTCAAGTCCAACGAGTACGCCAACTTGATCGGCGGCAAGCTGTACGAGCCGGAAGAAGAGAACCCGATGCTGGGCTTCCGCGGCGCCTCGCGCTACATCAGCGAGTCGTTCCGTGACTGCTTCGAGCTCGAGTGCCGTGCGCTCAAACGCGTGCGCAACGAGATGGGCCTGACCAACGTCGAGATCATGGTGCCGTTCGTGCGTACCTTGGGCGAAGCCAGCCAGGTCGTCGACCTGCTTGCCGCCAACGGCCTGGCCCGTGGCGACAACGGCCTGCGCGTGATCATGATGTGCGAGCTGCCGTCCAACGCCATTCTGGCCGAAGAGTTCCTCGAGTACTTCGACGGCTTCTCGATCGGCTCCAACGACCTGACTCAGCTGACCTTGGGCCTGGACCGCGACTCGGGCATCATCGCCCACCTGTTCGACGAGCGTAACCCTGCCGTCAAGAAGCTGCTGGCCAACGCCATTGCTGCGTGCAACAAGGCCGGCAAGTACATCGGCATCTGCGGCCAAGGCCCATCGGACCACCCGGACCTGGCCAAGTGGCTGATGGAGCAGGGCATCGAAAGCGTGTCGTTGAACCCGGACTCGGTACTCGAGACCTGGTTCTTCCTGGCTGAAGGTCAGGGCGCGGCCTGA
- a CDS encoding alpha/beta fold hydrolase, with amino-acid sequence MHSSSTLFPVALLSAERRGDLSEDVYRIKAGNSPDPSVELALTRLGMADQTRAQGVPVILLHGSFSNRRFWYSPKGIGLGAYLARAGFDVWIPEMRGHGLSPRNRQWRHNRVADYACHDLPVIAAFIQEKTGQAPHWVGHSLGGTTLAAALGGGYLEPERVASAAFFGTQVSRVYWPLKVPPVAWGARLVLKRFAQISGTRLKRGPEDEPIGLALESMRWHGLFGRFGGKQGDWWAGLADVDVPVLAVAGAADFQDPVWACRKLFEQLGGERKQFLRLGREEGFDAFGHVDMLVSKAAQAQVWPLVERWLRDPLLPVHETTVVREPVAVN; translated from the coding sequence ATGCATAGCAGCAGCACTTTATTTCCCGTGGCTTTGCTCAGTGCCGAGCGCCGCGGCGACCTCAGCGAAGACGTGTACCGGATCAAGGCTGGCAACAGCCCGGACCCGAGCGTCGAGCTGGCTTTGACCCGCCTGGGGATGGCCGATCAGACCCGCGCCCAAGGCGTGCCGGTCATTCTTCTGCACGGCAGTTTCTCTAACCGTCGCTTCTGGTATTCGCCCAAAGGCATTGGGTTGGGCGCCTACCTGGCACGGGCAGGGTTCGATGTATGGATTCCGGAAATGCGTGGCCATGGTCTTTCGCCGCGCAATCGTCAGTGGCGGCATAACCGCGTAGCCGACTACGCCTGCCACGATCTGCCGGTGATTGCCGCGTTTATCCAGGAAAAGACCGGGCAGGCACCGCACTGGGTCGGCCATTCGCTGGGGGGTACCACCTTGGCAGCGGCCCTGGGTGGTGGTTATCTGGAGCCGGAGCGGGTGGCCAGTGCCGCGTTCTTCGGTACTCAGGTCAGCCGCGTCTACTGGCCCTTGAAAGTGCCGCCGGTGGCCTGGGGCGCGCGTCTGGTGCTCAAGCGCTTCGCGCAGATTTCCGGTACGCGCCTCAAGCGTGGGCCTGAGGATGAGCCGATTGGCCTGGCCCTGGAAAGCATGCGTTGGCACGGTCTGTTCGGCCGTTTTGGCGGCAAGCAGGGCGACTGGTGGGCTGGCTTGGCAGATGTCGATGTGCCGGTGCTGGCGGTGGCGGGCGCGGCGGACTTCCAGGACCCGGTGTGGGCCTGCCGCAAGCTTTTCGAGCAATTGGGCGGCGAACGCAAGCAGTTCCTCAGGCTGGGCCGCGAGGAAGGTTTCGATGCGTTCGGGCATGTCGACATGCTGGTGAGCAAGGCGGCGCAAGCTCAGGTATGGCCGTTGGTGGAGCGCTGGTTGCGTGACCCGCTGTTGCCGGTGCATGAAACGACGGTGGTGCGCGAGCCTGTTGCAGTCAACTGA
- the rraA gene encoding ribonuclease E activity regulator RraA: MQHYVTPDLCDAYPDLVQVLEPMFSNFGGRDSFGGQIVTIKCFEDNSLVKEQVELDGKGKVLVVDGGGSLRRALLGDMLAEKAAKNGWEGLVIYGCVRDVDVLIQTDVGVQALASHPMKTDKRGIGDLNVVVTFAGVTFRPGEYVYADNNGVIVSPSPLKMPE, encoded by the coding sequence ATGCAGCATTACGTAACGCCCGACCTGTGCGACGCCTACCCGGACCTGGTCCAGGTGCTGGAGCCGATGTTCAGCAACTTCGGTGGCCGCGATTCCTTCGGCGGCCAGATCGTCACCATCAAGTGCTTCGAAGACAACTCGCTGGTCAAGGAGCAAGTCGAGCTCGATGGCAAGGGCAAGGTCCTGGTGGTCGACGGTGGTGGCTCGCTGCGCCGCGCCTTGTTGGGTGACATGCTGGCCGAGAAGGCTGCCAAGAACGGCTGGGAAGGCCTGGTGATCTACGGCTGTGTGCGCGATGTGGACGTGCTCATCCAGACCGATGTCGGTGTGCAGGCCTTGGCCAGCCACCCGATGAAGACCGACAAGCGTGGTATCGGCGACCTCAACGTGGTCGTGACCTTCGCTGGGGTGACCTTCCGCCCGGGCGAGTACGTGTACGCCGACAACAATGGCGTGATTGTCTCGCCAAGCCCGCTGAAGATGCCGGAGTGA
- a CDS encoding zinc transporter ZntB, which yields MFEEDNAQWGLVHALVLDGKGGARSIARTELDGLQLQPQESLWLHWDRSHPQTRTWLLQDSGLSEFACDLLLEENTRPRLLPLAGEQLLLFLRGVNLNPGAEPEDMVSVRIFAEAQRVISLRLRPLRASDEILQHLDEGRGPKSASELLLLMGELLTEKVQGLVSDLSELVDDEEEKVEVDERYTPEQGSLQQIRRRAAGLRRFLAPQRDIYAQLSRSKWSWFADADADYWNELNNSLIRYLEELELTRERAALVLESEDRRRSERMNRTMYRFGIITCIFLPMSFITGLLGINVGGIPGAENPYGFLFACIVVLGLAVGQWWLFRRLRWV from the coding sequence ATGTTCGAGGAAGACAACGCGCAGTGGGGGCTGGTGCATGCCCTGGTGCTCGATGGCAAAGGCGGCGCGCGCTCGATCGCCCGGACCGAGTTGGACGGTTTGCAGTTGCAGCCACAGGAGAGCCTCTGGCTGCACTGGGACCGAAGCCATCCGCAGACACGTACCTGGCTGCTGCAAGACAGTGGCTTGAGTGAGTTCGCTTGCGACCTGTTGCTGGAAGAAAACACCCGCCCGCGGTTGTTGCCGCTGGCTGGCGAGCAGTTGCTGCTGTTCCTGCGCGGGGTCAACCTCAACCCCGGCGCGGAACCCGAAGACATGGTTTCCGTACGCATTTTCGCCGAAGCGCAGCGAGTGATTTCCCTGCGCCTGCGGCCGTTGCGCGCCAGTGATGAAATCTTGCAGCACCTGGACGAGGGCAGGGGGCCGAAATCGGCGTCGGAGCTGTTGCTGCTGATGGGTGAGTTGCTGACCGAGAAGGTTCAGGGACTGGTCAGCGACCTTTCGGAGCTGGTCGACGACGAAGAAGAAAAGGTAGAAGTCGACGAACGGTATACCCCTGAGCAGGGTAGCCTACAGCAGATTCGCCGTCGCGCCGCCGGCCTGCGCCGTTTTCTCGCACCACAGCGGGACATTTACGCCCAGTTGTCGCGCAGCAAGTGGAGCTGGTTCGCCGATGCTGACGCCGATTACTGGAACGAGCTGAACAACAGCCTGATCCGCTACCTCGAAGAGCTCGAGCTGACTCGCGAACGTGCGGCGCTGGTGCTCGAAAGCGAGGACCGGCGGCGCAGCGAGCGGATGAATCGGACCATGTACCGGTTCGGCATCATCACCTGCATCTTCCTGCCCATGAGCTTTATCACCGGGTTACTCGGCATCAACGTCGGTGGCATTCCGGGGGCGGAAAACCCCTATGGGTTCCTGTTTGCCTGCATCGTCGTTTTGGGGCTGGCGGTGGGGCAGTGGTGGCTGTTTCGGCGGTTGCGGTGGGTTTAG
- a CDS encoding CrfX protein has product MHDPFEESLRDLLKASPSGQDRDDAACLGRVLKTANRQVGAGDLFSLLGRWSQALMIAVNNGSAHVAPVRRNSTRNAAGGSKADKAD; this is encoded by the coding sequence ATGCACGATCCGTTTGAAGAATCCCTGCGTGACCTGCTCAAGGCGTCGCCGTCCGGCCAGGACCGTGACGACGCTGCGTGCCTGGGTCGCGTCCTGAAAACCGCCAACCGTCAGGTGGGCGCAGGTGATCTGTTCAGCCTCCTGGGCCGCTGGAGCCAGGCGCTGATGATTGCCGTGAACAATGGCTCGGCGCATGTCGCGCCTGTTCGTAGAAACTCTACCCGCAACGCTGCCGGTGGCAGCAAAGCAGATAAGGCCGATTGA
- a CDS encoding mechanosensitive ion channel family protein, producing MELDLWTQSLVTAMTALWTKVANFIPNLFGALVVVLLGFVVAKLLDTLLSKLLAKFGLDRLMAGTGLTKMLSRTGIQVPISTLIGKIVYWFVLLIFLVSAAESLGLERVSATLDMLALYLPKVFGAALVLLAGVLLAQVANGLVRGAAEGIGLEYSAGLGRITQGLVIIISISVAISQLEVKTDLLNHVIVIGLITVGLAIALAMGLGSREIAGQILAGIYVRELYQVGQQVRIGEVEGQIEEIGTVKTTVLTDDGELVSMSNRELLEQRVNSR from the coding sequence ATGGAACTCGATCTCTGGACCCAGAGCCTGGTCACCGCAATGACCGCCCTTTGGACCAAGGTAGCGAACTTCATCCCTAACCTGTTCGGTGCCCTGGTCGTCGTGCTGCTTGGTTTTGTCGTGGCCAAGCTGCTCGATACGCTGTTGTCCAAACTGCTGGCCAAGTTCGGCCTGGACCGTCTGATGGCCGGCACCGGGCTGACCAAGATGCTCAGCCGCACCGGCATCCAGGTGCCGATCTCGACCCTGATCGGCAAGATCGTCTACTGGTTCGTGCTGTTGATTTTCCTGGTTTCCGCCGCCGAATCCCTTGGGCTTGAGCGGGTTTCGGCCACCCTGGACATGCTCGCGCTGTACCTGCCCAAAGTGTTCGGCGCGGCCTTGGTGCTGCTGGCGGGCGTACTGCTGGCGCAGGTGGCCAATGGCCTGGTGCGCGGTGCCGCCGAAGGTATCGGCCTTGAATATTCGGCAGGGCTTGGGCGCATTACCCAGGGCCTGGTGATCATCATCAGCATCTCGGTGGCCATCAGCCAGCTGGAGGTGAAAACCGACCTGCTCAACCATGTGATCGTCATTGGCTTGATTACCGTTGGTCTGGCAATTGCATTGGCGATGGGGCTCGGTAGCCGCGAAATCGCCGGGCAAATTCTGGCCGGCATCTACGTGCGCGAACTTTACCAGGTCGGCCAGCAAGTGCGAATTGGAGAGGTCGAAGGGCAGATCGAAGAAATCGGTACGGTCAAGACGACGGTGCTGACTGATGATGGCGAACTAGTGTCAATGTCTAACCGTGAACTACTTGAACAGCGTGTCAATAGCCGCTAA
- the sigX gene encoding RNA polymerase sigma factor SigX, whose amino-acid sequence MRYDPRELTDEELVARSHEELYHVTRAYEELMRRYQRTLFNVCARYLGNDRDADDVCQEVMLKVLYGLKNFEGKSKFKTWLYSITYNECITQYRKERRKRRLMDALSLDPVEEASEDKAPKPEEKGGLDKWLVHVNPIDREILVLRFVAELEFQEIADIMHMGLSATKMRYKRALDKLREKFAGLSET is encoded by the coding sequence ATGCGTTACGACCCCCGCGAGCTCACGGATGAGGAGTTGGTGGCGCGTTCGCATGAGGAGCTGTATCACGTAACTCGCGCCTATGAGGAACTCATGCGGCGCTACCAGCGGACCCTGTTCAACGTCTGTGCACGTTACTTGGGGAACGATCGGGATGCCGACGATGTCTGTCAGGAGGTGATGCTGAAGGTGCTGTACGGTTTGAAGAACTTCGAGGGCAAGTCCAAGTTCAAGACCTGGCTCTACAGCATTACCTACAACGAGTGCATCACCCAGTACCGCAAGGAGCGCCGCAAGCGCCGGTTGATGGATGCCCTGAGTCTGGACCCTGTTGAAGAGGCGTCCGAAGACAAGGCTCCAAAACCGGAAGAAAAGGGCGGGCTGGACAAGTGGCTAGTGCATGTGAACCCGATCGATCGGGAGATTCTGGTGCTGCGATTTGTCGCAGAACTGGAGTTCCAGGAGATCGCCGATATCATGCATATGGGCTTGAGCGCAACAAAAATGCGTTACAAGCGCGCGCTAGACAAGCTTCGGGAGAAATTTGCCGGTCTGAGTGAAACTTAG
- a CDS encoding OmpA family protein — MKLKNTLGLAIGSLVAATSFGVLAQGQGAVEIEGNVTKQYYDSERNFKNDGTNPGVRLGYFLTDDVSLDLGYNETHNARGEVFNKDIKGSKTKLDATYHFGTVGDALRPYVSAGFAHESLGQATRSGRDHSTFANVGAGAKWYITDMFFARAGVEAMYNIDNGNTEWGPTVGLGLNFGGSGGKVEAAPAPVAEVCSDSDNDGVCDNVDKCPDTPANVTVDADGCPAVAEVVRVELDVKFDFDKSVVKPNSYGDIKNLADFMKQYPQTTTVVEGHTDSVGPDAYNQKLSERRANAVKQVLTQQYGVESSRVDSVGYGETRPVADNATEEGRAVNRRVEAQVEAQAK, encoded by the coding sequence ATGAAATTGAAAAACACCTTGGGCTTGGCCATTGGCTCGCTCGTAGCCGCTACTTCGTTCGGCGTTCTGGCTCAAGGCCAAGGCGCTGTCGAAATCGAAGGTAACGTTACCAAGCAGTACTACGACAGCGAGCGTAACTTCAAGAACGACGGCACCAATCCTGGTGTTCGTCTCGGTTACTTCCTGACCGACGATGTCTCCCTGGACCTGGGCTACAACGAGACTCACAACGCTCGTGGTGAAGTCTTCAACAAGGACATCAAAGGTTCCAAGACCAAGCTCGACGCTACCTACCACTTCGGTACCGTAGGCGATGCTCTGCGTCCGTACGTCTCCGCCGGTTTCGCTCACGAGAGCCTGGGTCAGGCCACTCGCAGCGGCCGTGACCACTCCACCTTCGCCAACGTTGGCGCTGGCGCCAAGTGGTACATCACCGACATGTTCTTCGCCCGCGCTGGCGTCGAAGCCATGTACAACATCGACAACGGCAACACCGAGTGGGGTCCGACCGTTGGTCTGGGTCTGAACTTCGGTGGCAGCGGTGGCAAAGTTGAAGCTGCTCCTGCTCCAGTTGCTGAAGTCTGCTCCGACAGCGACAACGACGGCGTTTGCGACAACGTCGACAAGTGCCCTGACACCCCGGCCAACGTTACCGTTGACGCCGACGGCTGCCCGGCTGTTGCCGAAGTCGTTCGCGTTGAGCTGGACGTCAAGTTCGACTTCGACAAGTCGGTCGTCAAGCCAAACAGCTACGGCGACATCAAGAACCTGGCTGACTTCATGAAGCAGTACCCACAGACCACCACCGTGGTTGAAGGTCACACTGACTCCGTCGGCCCAGACGCTTACAACCAGAAGCTGTCCGAGCGTCGTGCCAATGCTGTCAAGCAGGTTCTGACCCAGCAGTACGGCGTAGAATCCAGCCGTGTTGACTCGGTTGGCTACGGCGAAACCCGTCCGGTTGCCGACAACGCCACCGAAGAAGGCCGTGCTGTCAACCGTCGCGTTGAAGCTCAGGTAGAAGCCCAGGCCAAGTAA
- the cobA gene encoding uroporphyrinogen-III C-methyltransferase, which yields MNAKVWLVGAGPGDPELLTLKAVRALHQAEVVMIDDLVNPAVLEHCPQARVIAVGKRGGCRSTPQAFIQRLMLRHARQGRCVVRLKGGDPCIFGRGGEEALWLQGHGIEVEVVNGITAGLAGATQCGISLTSRGVSRGVTLVTAHTQDDSELNWPALAQGGTTLVVYMGVARLEQIHRGLLDGGMAPGTPVAMIENASLPTQRECRSNVLGMVEDAQAFGLRSPAILVIGEVVGEQEVQPLRAMAG from the coding sequence ATGAATGCGAAAGTCTGGCTGGTCGGTGCTGGCCCTGGTGACCCCGAACTGCTCACGCTCAAAGCCGTGCGCGCATTGCACCAGGCTGAAGTTGTGATGATCGACGACCTGGTCAACCCTGCGGTACTGGAGCATTGCCCGCAGGCACGAGTCATCGCCGTCGGCAAGCGCGGGGGCTGTCGCTCCACGCCCCAGGCGTTCATCCAGCGCCTGATGCTGCGTCATGCTCGCCAAGGGCGTTGCGTGGTCCGGCTCAAAGGTGGCGACCCGTGCATATTCGGCAGAGGGGGTGAAGAGGCGCTGTGGCTGCAAGGCCATGGCATCGAGGTGGAGGTGGTAAACGGTATTACTGCGGGGCTGGCCGGAGCCACGCAGTGCGGCATATCCCTTACCTCGCGTGGCGTGAGCCGTGGGGTGACGCTGGTGACCGCGCATACCCAGGACGACAGCGAGTTGAACTGGCCTGCCTTGGCGCAGGGTGGAACGACCTTGGTGGTGTACATGGGCGTGGCGCGGCTGGAGCAGATACACAGAGGCTTGCTGGACGGCGGGATGGCGCCGGGAACGCCAGTGGCGATGATCGAGAATGCCTCGCTGCCGACGCAGCGCGAGTGCCGCAGCAATGTGCTGGGGATGGTGGAGGACGCTCAGGCGTTTGGGTTGCGCAGCCCGGCGATTCTGGTGATTGGTGAGGTGGTTGGGGAGCAGGAGGTGCAGCCGCTTAGGGCGATGGCTGGGTAA